A segment of the bacterium genome:
GGGACTCGTAGCTTCTTTACAACACGTTAATGATGATAAAAATTTACATATAGGAGCTGAAACGGCTTTAAATCTGCACGGCTATTCTCACTACTTGAGATTAAAGGGAGAGAAACAAATATTTGTTTTTATAGATTCAAATATCCCCGCATGGATAAAAAATGTCCTTCCTAATGACTATTTGAAATTTATGCGTAAAAACTTGTTCTCAAAAACAAAAAATAGATTAGGCCTTGTAACAATATCAAGCCCTATAAAAAATTGGTCATTAACAATATCTACAGCTGAAAGGGCAATAATGGAAATGTTATTGCTCGTAGTTACAAAAGATATTTCTTTCACTTTTGCAGCAGAGCTTATGGAAAGTTTGACAACATTACGTCCTAAAACGGTTAATGAGTTATTGTTGAACTGTAAACATATAGGTGTAAAAAGATTGTTTATGTTTTTAGCTGAATATTATAATCAACCTTGGGTAAAACAAATAAAAAACACATCTTTTAATCTTGGAACTGGCAAGCGAATGATTGTTAAAGGTGGAAAATTAGATAAAAAATATTTAATAACAGTACCTAAGGAATTTTATGATAGGACTAGAGAATCCATACTTTAAAAGAGTTCAACTTTTGATAAGAGTTTTGCCGTACCTTTCTTCGTTTGACATCTTTGCACTGAAAGGAGGAACTGCAATAAATCTGTTTTTAAGGGATATACCGAGATTGTCTGTTGATATAGACCTTGTATACATTCCAATTAAACAAAGAGACACTTCACTATATGAAATAACAATGTCATTAAAAAATATAGCATCCAAAATTAAACATTCAATAAAAGGTTTGTCTGTTGCCGAACAGATAGACAGATATGGACAGACAACAAAATTGATAGTTAGAAGAGAATCAGAAACGGTTAAAATAGAGGTTTCACCTGTATTACGTGGACTATTATTTTCTCCTACCAAAATGATAGTATCTTCGGTTGTTGAAAAACTTTTTGGGTATGCCGAAGCACCTGTCGTTTCTTTTGATGAACTTTATGCAGGCAAAATCTGCGCAGCTTTGGATCGTCAACATCCTCGTGATTTTTTTGATATAATGCTTCTATTAAAAAACGAAGGTTTTACAGATTCTATAAAAGATTGTTTTATAGTATATCTTCTAAGTGGTAATAGACCTATATCAGAACTATTGAAACCTCAAAAACAAGAGTTGAGAGATATTTTTAAAACCCAGTTTGAAAACATGTCAACTGTTCCGATATCTTTGAAGGATTTAGAGAAAACACGTAATCGTCTATTTATTTCTGTTCGTAAGAAACTTACTGATGATGATAGAAAGTTTATTTTAAGTTTTAAAGAAGGAACTCCGAAATGGAAAATTTTGAAATTTGAGAATGCAGAAATTATGCCTGCGGCTCAATGGAAATTGCATAACTTAAACAAGATGAGTAAAGATACACGAAGAAAAGCAATAAAAAAACTTGAGAAAGTTCTCTACGATTAAAAATAATAAACAAGATGTTTATACAAAGGTCGGACCTCTGCATAATACTCCGAGGTCACAACCTTCATCATTGCTTCATATTCGTTCGCTAAGACGGAATGGGGGGGCTGTTAACAAAAGGTTCAGCCCTTTTGTTCCCCTACTCGCCCATTTTATGCCCA
Coding sequences within it:
- a CDS encoding type IV toxin-antitoxin system AbiEi family antitoxin, producing the protein MSIQNREKLNNLQLLLPEGAMVSSKWLQNKGYSRQLLHKYVKNGWLKLVGNGAYTRQTTEVTWQGLVASLQHVNDDKNLHIGAETALNLHGYSHYLRLKGEKQIFVFIDSNIPAWIKNVLPNDYLKFMRKNLFSKTKNRLGLVTISSPIKNWSLTISTAERAIMEMLLLVVTKDISFTFAAELMESLTTLRPKTVNELLLNCKHIGVKRLFMFLAEYYNQPWVKQIKNTSFNLGTGKRMIVKGGKLDKKYLITVPKEFYDRTRESIL
- a CDS encoding nucleotidyl transferase AbiEii/AbiGii toxin family protein; translation: MIGLENPYFKRVQLLIRVLPYLSSFDIFALKGGTAINLFLRDIPRLSVDIDLVYIPIKQRDTSLYEITMSLKNIASKIKHSIKGLSVAEQIDRYGQTTKLIVRRESETVKIEVSPVLRGLLFSPTKMIVSSVVEKLFGYAEAPVVSFDELYAGKICAALDRQHPRDFFDIMLLLKNEGFTDSIKDCFIVYLLSGNRPISELLKPQKQELRDIFKTQFENMSTVPISLKDLEKTRNRLFISVRKKLTDDDRKFILSFKEGTPKWKILKFENAEIMPAAQWKLHNLNKMSKDTRRKAIKKLEKVLYD